A section of the Petrimonas sulfuriphila genome encodes:
- the thrC gene encoding threonine synthase: protein MNYYSTNQSAPVVSLREAVVKGLAPDKGLYMPESIPHLPEVFFDEIGRFGLITIARTVARAFFGEDIPQTKLDEIVADTLNFDIPLVKVEDGIYALELFHGPTFAFKDVGARFMARMLSYFVQEQRQEEVKVLVATSGDTGSAVANGFLGVKGIRVFVLYPSGKVSDIQEAQFTTLGKNIVALEIDGTFDDCQALVKSAFMDEELNLQMNLTSANSINVARFLPQSFYYFYAYAQLARQGISTDVILSVPSGNLGNLTAGLFAKRMGLPVKRFIAANNRNDVFREYLQSGKYTPRPSVQTIANAMDVGSPSNFERILNLYGHSHEAISKDISGYRFSDEEIQSAIKGVYKGSNYLLDPHGACAYLALKKGRKASEAGIFLATAHPAKFKETVESCIAKEIEIPKGLGAFMKQKKQSYPLPRNFAAFKKALINLS, encoded by the coding sequence ATGAACTATTACAGCACCAACCAGTCCGCACCCGTTGTATCGCTCCGGGAAGCCGTGGTAAAAGGACTTGCTCCCGACAAGGGGCTTTATATGCCCGAAAGTATCCCCCATCTTCCGGAGGTTTTTTTCGATGAAATCGGCCGTTTTGGATTGATAACCATCGCTAGAACGGTAGCCCGGGCTTTCTTTGGGGAAGATATCCCACAAACAAAACTGGATGAGATCGTTGCCGACACGCTCAATTTTGACATTCCTCTTGTAAAGGTGGAAGACGGAATTTATGCGCTGGAGCTTTTTCACGGGCCAACCTTTGCCTTCAAGGATGTGGGGGCCCGGTTCATGGCACGGATGTTATCCTATTTCGTGCAGGAACAGAGGCAGGAAGAGGTAAAAGTACTGGTCGCCACTTCGGGCGACACGGGAAGCGCGGTTGCCAACGGATTTTTGGGAGTAAAGGGCATCCGCGTTTTCGTTTTGTACCCATCGGGAAAGGTAAGCGATATTCAGGAAGCTCAGTTCACTACCTTGGGAAAAAATATTGTTGCACTCGAAATTGACGGGACGTTCGACGATTGCCAGGCCCTGGTGAAATCGGCGTTTATGGATGAAGAACTAAACCTGCAGATGAATCTCACCTCAGCCAACTCCATCAATGTGGCGCGCTTCCTGCCTCAGTCGTTTTATTATTTTTACGCTTATGCACAACTGGCCAGGCAAGGGATTTCTACGGATGTGATCCTGTCTGTGCCCAGCGGGAACCTGGGCAACCTTACCGCGGGGCTTTTCGCCAAACGGATGGGATTACCGGTAAAACGGTTTATTGCTGCTAACAACCGCAACGATGTATTTCGGGAATACCTACAGTCGGGGAAATATACTCCCCGGCCCTCTGTACAAACCATAGCCAACGCCATGGACGTAGGTTCACCCAGCAACTTCGAGCGCATCCTCAACCTTTACGGACACTCTCACGAAGCCATTTCAAAAGATATTTCCGGATACCGGTTTTCCGACGAAGAGATACAATCGGCTATCAAAGGGGTATACAAAGGATCAAACTATCTCCTTGACCCACACGGCGCCTGTGCTTACCTGGCCCTGAAGAAAGGCCGGAAAGCCAGTGAGGCAGGTATTTTCCTCGCCACTGCACACCCTGCCAAATTTAAGGAAACCGTGGAGAGTTGTATCGCAAAGGAAATTGAAATTCCCAAAGGATTAGGGGCATTCATGAAACAAAAAAAACAATCGTATCCGCTCCCCCGGAATTTCGCTGCGTTTAAAAAAGCGTTAATAAACTTGTCTTAA
- a CDS encoding cofactor-independent phosphoglycerate mutase: MKYIIILGDGMADEPVAKLGNRTPLQAAKTPYMDRLAQKGRSGMLDTIPEGMSPGSEIANLSVLGYDVPRVYEGRGVLEAASMGVDILPDEMAMRCNLVTIDNDVLKNHSAGHIPTAEAAELIHFLDDRLGNDRFRFYPGVSYRHLLKIKGGNKNIVCTPPHDVPDKPFYPLLIKPAEEPAQSTADELNRLILASQEILPAHPVNQKRIALGKDPANSIWLWSPGYRPGMQPLNKKYPIQKGAVISAVDLIRGIGVYAGLEVIQVEGATGLYDTNYEGKARAALDALKENDFVFLHIEASDEAGHEGDVDLKVRTIEYLDSRIVKPIFEETSTWDEPVTIAVLPDHPTPCAIRTHTRDAVPFVVYHKGIEPDSVKTYDEFAAKKGVFGLLRGDEFMKNLIL; the protein is encoded by the coding sequence ATGAAATACATCATCATCCTCGGAGACGGCATGGCAGACGAACCCGTTGCAAAACTCGGCAACAGGACGCCCCTACAGGCAGCCAAAACACCGTATATGGATAGGCTGGCACAAAAAGGACGCAGCGGCATGCTCGACACCATTCCCGAAGGCATGTCTCCGGGAAGCGAAATTGCTAATCTTTCCGTGTTGGGATACGATGTTCCCCGGGTGTACGAAGGCCGGGGTGTGTTGGAAGCCGCCAGCATGGGTGTAGATATTCTGCCGGACGAAATGGCGATGCGGTGTAATTTAGTGACTATCGACAACGATGTGCTGAAGAATCACTCTGCCGGACACATTCCCACAGCAGAAGCTGCCGAACTGATTCATTTTCTGGACGACAGGCTCGGGAATGACCGGTTTCGCTTTTATCCCGGTGTTTCGTACCGCCATTTATTAAAAATAAAAGGTGGAAACAAAAACATCGTTTGTACCCCGCCCCACGATGTTCCCGACAAGCCTTTTTACCCCTTGCTGATCAAACCGGCCGAAGAGCCCGCCCAAAGCACTGCTGACGAACTGAACAGACTGATCCTTGCCTCGCAAGAAATACTGCCGGCTCATCCCGTAAATCAAAAGAGGATTGCCCTGGGAAAAGATCCGGCCAACAGCATCTGGCTGTGGTCGCCCGGGTATCGCCCCGGCATGCAGCCGCTGAACAAGAAATATCCTATTCAAAAAGGAGCGGTAATCTCGGCCGTTGACCTCATCAGGGGGATCGGTGTATATGCAGGATTGGAGGTTATCCAGGTGGAAGGTGCCACCGGGTTGTACGACACCAACTACGAAGGGAAGGCCCGTGCCGCCCTGGATGCACTGAAAGAGAACGATTTTGTTTTCCTGCATATTGAAGCCAGCGACGAAGCCGGACACGAAGGGGATGTGGATTTGAAAGTGAGAACCATCGAATACCTCGATTCGCGCATCGTAAAACCCATTTTCGAAGAAACCTCAACGTGGGACGAACCCGTCACTATTGCCGTCTTGCCCGACCATCCCACTCCCTGTGCTATCCGCACACACACCCGTGATGCCGTTCCTTTTGTTGTCTATCACAAAGGAATTGAACCCGACAGCGTAAAAACATACGATGAGTTTGCTGCGAAAAAAGGTGTTTTTGGCCTTCTTCGCGGGGATGAATTTATGAAGAATCTGATTTTGTAG
- the thrA gene encoding bifunctional aspartate kinase/homoserine dehydrogenase I translates to MKVMKFGGTSAGTPESMLLVKNIIEAEKEPVIVVVSALGGVTDRLLLAADFALNANPGYQSILEEIIFRHEEMIREMVVSAVDQKELRQKIDPMFEDLRNILRGVYLIGDLSQKTSDKIVSYGERFSSLIVSKIIDGARVYDSTQFIKTTKQFSHHIPDIAYSNELIKQAFLSDPLPKVAIVPGFISSSKEADDITNLGRGGSDYTAAIIAAALNASVLEIWTDVDGFMTADPKIINSAYVIEELSFTEAIELSNFGAKVIYPPTIFPVYHKSIPIRVKNTFKPASEGTLIRNIKPTPNGKIIKGISSINDTALITIQGLGMVGVIGVNKRIFTALADNGISVFLVSQASSENSTSIGVRTQDAPLSQKVLSKEFAKEIERGSINEIIVEYDLATIAVVGQNMKHVPGVAGKFFGTLGRGGISVVALAQGASETNISCVIAKTNLKKALNIIHDSFFLSPYQELNLFVIGTGTVGSKLLAQIKQQKHILEEQNKLKINIVGIANGRKALFSRDGISLENYFENLMSRGVKSSPQLIRDEILKMNIFNSVFVDCTASQAISELYESLISRNISVVTANKIAASSDYKNYHHLKETARKTGTKFLFETNVGAGLPIINTMNSLTNSGDKIVKLQAVLSGTLNFIFNTLSEDVPFSKAIKMAVDAQFAEPDPRIDLSGLDVTRKLVILSREAGAQVEQENVQKHLFIPQKYFESTLDEFWSTIPEMDEAFENRRKKLDKEGKKLRFIATYDNGLCEVGLHEVEKGHPFYDLEGSNNIIMITTERYNEYPMVIKGYGAGASVTAAGVFSDIISIANIR, encoded by the coding sequence ATGAAAGTTATGAAATTTGGAGGGACATCCGCAGGGACTCCCGAAAGTATGCTTTTGGTTAAAAACATCATAGAAGCTGAAAAAGAGCCTGTGATTGTTGTGGTCTCCGCTCTTGGAGGCGTGACCGACCGTCTTCTACTGGCAGCAGATTTTGCGTTAAATGCAAACCCGGGTTACCAATCGATATTGGAAGAAATCATCTTCCGACACGAGGAGATGATCAGGGAAATGGTAGTTTCCGCTGTCGATCAAAAGGAACTGAGGCAGAAAATCGACCCGATGTTCGAAGACCTGCGCAACATATTGCGGGGTGTTTACCTGATCGGAGACCTGTCGCAGAAGACATCGGACAAGATCGTCAGCTACGGCGAACGTTTCTCCTCGCTAATCGTAAGCAAAATAATCGACGGGGCTAGAGTTTATGATTCCACTCAGTTTATCAAGACCACAAAACAATTCAGCCATCACATCCCCGACATCGCGTATTCCAACGAACTGATCAAGCAGGCATTTTTAAGTGACCCGCTTCCCAAAGTGGCTATAGTTCCTGGATTTATCTCGTCGAGCAAGGAGGCGGACGATATCACTAACCTGGGCCGGGGTGGATCGGACTATACCGCCGCCATTATCGCTGCTGCACTTAACGCTTCTGTGCTGGAAATATGGACGGATGTGGATGGCTTCATGACGGCCGACCCCAAAATCATCAACTCGGCTTACGTCATTGAAGAACTCTCGTTTACGGAGGCCATTGAGCTTTCCAACTTCGGGGCAAAAGTGATCTATCCCCCAACCATCTTCCCCGTCTACCACAAAAGCATACCTATCCGCGTAAAGAATACTTTCAAACCTGCTTCGGAGGGCACACTTATCCGCAATATAAAGCCGACCCCTAACGGAAAAATAATCAAAGGCATCTCGTCGATCAACGATACCGCCCTGATTACCATACAGGGACTCGGCATGGTAGGAGTTATCGGCGTAAACAAACGGATATTCACGGCATTGGCGGATAACGGCATCAGCGTTTTTCTGGTCTCCCAAGCATCCTCCGAAAACAGCACATCCATCGGAGTCCGCACCCAAGATGCCCCGCTTTCCCAAAAAGTACTCAGCAAAGAATTTGCGAAAGAGATAGAGAGGGGAAGCATCAACGAGATTATTGTCGAATACGACCTGGCAACCATTGCCGTAGTGGGACAAAACATGAAACACGTGCCGGGGGTTGCCGGCAAATTTTTCGGAACGTTGGGAAGGGGTGGTATCAGCGTTGTCGCGCTAGCTCAGGGTGCATCGGAAACCAATATTTCCTGCGTGATCGCCAAAACCAACCTGAAAAAAGCACTCAACATCATCCACGATTCGTTCTTCTTGTCGCCTTACCAGGAATTAAACCTTTTCGTTATCGGAACCGGAACGGTCGGGAGCAAACTGCTGGCACAGATTAAGCAGCAAAAGCACATTTTAGAGGAACAGAACAAGCTGAAAATAAACATTGTAGGAATTGCCAACGGACGAAAAGCCTTGTTCTCGCGCGACGGGATTTCCCTCGAGAATTACTTCGAAAACCTGATGTCCAGGGGCGTCAAAAGTTCACCTCAACTGATCCGGGATGAAATACTCAAAATGAATATCTTCAATTCCGTCTTTGTGGATTGTACTGCCAGCCAGGCCATTTCAGAATTGTATGAAAGTCTGATATCCAGAAATATATCAGTGGTGACGGCAAACAAAATTGCAGCCTCGTCCGACTACAAGAATTACCATCACCTGAAGGAGACCGCCCGAAAAACCGGAACAAAATTTCTTTTCGAAACCAATGTAGGGGCGGGATTGCCCATTATCAACACGATGAACTCCCTCACCAACTCGGGAGATAAAATCGTCAAGCTCCAAGCAGTACTATCGGGGACACTGAACTTTATTTTCAATACCCTGAGCGAGGATGTTCCTTTTAGCAAAGCCATAAAAATGGCGGTGGACGCTCAGTTTGCCGAGCCCGACCCCCGTATCGACCTGAGCGGATTGGATGTTACCCGCAAATTGGTAATCCTTTCCCGGGAAGCCGGCGCTCAAGTGGAACAGGAAAATGTGCAAAAGCACCTGTTCATCCCGCAAAAGTATTTCGAAAGCACCCTTGATGAGTTCTGGTCAACCATCCCCGAAATGGATGAAGCTTTTGAAAACCGGAGAAAAAAACTCGATAAAGAAGGGAAAAAGCTCCGCTTTATTGCTACGTACGACAACGGCCTGTGCGAAGTCGGCTTACACGAGGTGGAAAAGGGACACCCTTTCTACGACCTGGAAGGTAGCAACAACATCATTATGATCACCACCGAACGCTACAATGAGTATCCGATGGTCATCAAAGGCTATGGTGCAGGGGCAAGCGTTACCGCTGCTGGCGTTTTTTCCGACATTATTTCTATTGCGAACATACGATAA